In Choloepus didactylus isolate mChoDid1 chromosome 6, mChoDid1.pri, whole genome shotgun sequence, one DNA window encodes the following:
- the SLN gene encoding sarcolipin, which produces MESKTSQRSSAGSQKSAPDSHQPPVRLERSTQDLFLNFTVVLITVLLMWLLVRSYQY; this is translated from the exons ATG GAGTCGAAAACGAGCCAGAGGTCTTCTGCGGGCTCTCAGAAGTCTGCTCCAGATTCTCACCAGCCACCCGTGAGACTGGAGCGATCCACCCAGGATCTGTTTCTTAACTTCACCGTTGTCCTGATTACGGTTCTCCTCATGTGGCTCCTTGTGAGGTCCTACCAGTACTGA